One genomic window of Cannabis sativa cultivar Pink pepper isolate KNU-18-1 chromosome 2, ASM2916894v1, whole genome shotgun sequence includes the following:
- the LOC115719197 gene encoding uncharacterized protein LOC115719197: protein MEGSSRDRELGRQTGYYDPTTRFGYPGRYGIRTITPSYCSDVREESSSLETLQWRNTMLHRPYMAEGEMGYRKSEFHEGLDRTVFSGYSNGLLMSPLGKLDVGIQKNESFINFDNSLYGQGQGFLHPLDKNKEVVQLQSHLGIGSRYVKEDSLGYFNDVSQSHGNGEMGYLIDDHVGENFRTQQQQGCLSMRPSNVDSIIVHNFDNVANNNNNNPFGQSSRQGSAVFSNEYDDVKGGLFRRDDQDEEVLGLKRRLVDYEGSNYGGDSEISWLGREKDVVGSLNRLVAMPESDDRVLHHQRIERDDQYERLVRRKGKKKKSMKRRINDDSNGGSYQCHGYGGFDNKARGDVKKRLGPIQKDPISVSFRGRLEPSNKVFLKRKKKDSLRKTTDNNINGSLDKVVKPSKTPVSEDSDEFHRLVEKAFFKFIKNLHEHPAQRRKYLDQEGESTLKCCVCGSSKEFLCPLELVKHALTSHKRELRAEHLGFHKALCVLLGWNSATAPNTPWVLQILPRAEATALREDLIIWPPVVIIQNISIANRNLDERVIVSIQMYEAILRDMGFNGEKTKVFRGKAANQSILVAIFNATLSGLQEAERLHKHYAENKHGRLELQQTNSTDHNNTHRDTRELTESEKLESVLYGYLGIVEDLDKLDFNIKSHCVVRSKKEIQAISDATL, encoded by the exons ATGGAGGGTAGTTCTCGAGATAGAGAATTAGGCCGCCAAACTGGTTATTACGACCCGACGACCCGGTTTGGTTATCCGGGTCGGTATGGAATACGGACAATCACTCCTTCTTACTGCTCCGATGTACGTGAAGAATCTTCTTCTTTGGAAACCCTTCAATGGCGGAACACAATGCTTCATCGTCCGTACATGGCGGAAGGGGAAATGGGTTATCGGAAGAGCGAGTTTCATGAGGGTTTGGATCGTACTGTGTTCTCTGGGTATTCTAATGGTCTGTTAATGTCACCATTGGGAAAACTCGATGTGGGTATTCAGAAAAATGAGAGCTTTATCAATTTTGATAACTCTTTGTACGGTCAAGGACAAGGGTTTCTTCATCCACTTGATAAGAACAAAGAAGTGGTTCAACTTCAATCTCATCTTGGTATTGGTAGTAGGTATGTGAAAGAAGATTCTCTTGGATATTTTAATGATGTTTCACAATCCCATGGAAATGGTGAAATGGGTTATTTGATTGATGATCATGTTGGGGAAAACTTTAGGACCCAACAACAACAAGGTTGTTTGAGTATGAGACCTAGTAATGTTGATTCTATTATTGTTCATAATTTTGATAATGTTgctaacaacaacaacaacaaccctTTTGGTCAATCTTCAAGACAAGGTAGTGCTGTTTTTAGTAATGAATATGATGATGTGAAAGGAGGTTTGTTTAGAAGGGATGACCAAGATGAGGAAGTGTTGGGCTTGAAAAGGAGGCTTGTTGATTATGAAGGTTCAAACTATGGTGGGGATAGTGAGATTTCATGGTTGGGAAGAGAAAAAGATGTTGTTGGTAGCTTGAACAGGTTAGTAGCTATGCCAGAGAGTGATGATAGAGTTTTGCATCATCAGAGGATTGAGAGGGATGACCAATATGAAAGGTTGGTTAGAAGAAAAGGTAAGAAGAAAAAGAGTATGAAGAGAAGGATTAATGATGACTCTAATGGTGGTTCTTATCAGTGCCATGGATATGGGGGATTTGATAACAAAGCTAGAGGAGATGTAAAGAAGCGTTTAGGGCCTATTCAAAAGGATCCCATTTCGGTATCATTTCGCGGGAGACTTGAACCGAGTAATAAGGTGTTCTTGAAGAGGAAAAAGAAAGATTCCTTGAGGAAAACAACTGATAACAACATTAATGGCTCTTTGGATAAGGTTGTAAAGCCTTCAAAGACTCCGGTTTCTGAAGATTCAGATGAATTCCACAGGCTGGTTGAAAAAGCTTTCTTTAAGTTCATTAAGAATTTGCATGAACACCCAGCTCAACGAAGAAAATATTTAGATCAAGAAGGGGAATCTACTTTGAAGTGTTGCGTGTGTGGCAG CTCCAAAGAGTTTTTATGTCCATTGGAGCTGGTCAAACATGCTTTAACATCACACAAAAGGGAGCTTAGAGCAGAGCATTTGGGGTTTCACAAAGCGCTTTGTGTACTATTGGGTTGGAACAGTGCAACAGCCCCTAATACTCCTTGGGTTCTGCAGATTTTGCCTCGTGCCGAAGCCACTGCTTTGAGAGAGGACTTAATTATCTGGCCTCCTGTTGTAATCATTCAAAATATCTCCATAGCTAATCGCAATCTAGATGAACGGGTGATTGTTAGCATTCAAATGTATGAAGCTATTCTTCGAG ATATGGGATTTAATGGGGAGAAAACTAAGGTGTTTCGGGGAAAGGCTGCGAATCAGAGTATTTTAGTAGCGATATTCAACGCTACACTCTCGGGTTTGCAAGAAGCAGAAAGGCTTCACAAGCATTATGCAGAGAACAAACATGGGAGACTCGAGCTACAACAAACCAACTCAACTGACCATAATAACACTCACCGAGATACTCGAGAATTGACAGAATCAGAAAAGTTGGAAAGTGTTTTGTATGGCTACCTGGGAATCGTAGAGGATTTGGATAAACTCGATTTCAACATTAAGAGTCACTGTGTGGTGAGAAGCAAGAAGGAAATCCAAGCCATTTCAGATGCCACACTGTGA